In a single window of the Ancylobacter polymorphus genome:
- a CDS encoding ABC transporter substrate-binding protein, translating to MTEKTGDGLSRRKFLASVGAVGAASVLYTPAVHARAKSVRMLNNETSIDTIRALRVAAAEYERATGVSVSVDSAPLEDTFTKLTTSIRAGKPFDIATVPFAAHILLLSGEGHLVPLNALTDKYKWGPKSLMEIGDTTYFYPYDYNLAWIYYRKDLYEAKGLKVPTVWSELSANASALQGDGMFGALFPVGANAAANWLSTGFMFADGVNIFDDKWNVALDAGDNLDKTGAYLDLMADLYKLMPAGANQASYSETISNFVAGKVAHAPYSGRIIEALERNAPDLASKFGIFPYMASAGTTEMVSMANDGWVVTKSENSEEALKFLEWFTENQYINYLHSAPMHFQPARMDVYDDPRWLAHPMIEKHAGIVSEMKRFLTDPSVKMTGVDTDGPHLDMRPAKVFERFIIPEMLENRCLKNMPGEECAKVAADKIRKLIAS from the coding sequence ATGACCGAGAAAACCGGAGACGGGCTATCCCGTAGAAAATTTCTAGCATCCGTCGGCGCGGTGGGCGCCGCCAGCGTGCTTTACACGCCAGCTGTCCATGCGCGAGCGAAATCGGTTCGGATGTTAAACAACGAAACGTCGATCGACACGATTAGAGCGCTTCGTGTTGCAGCCGCCGAGTATGAGCGTGCGACGGGCGTGTCGGTCAGCGTCGATTCGGCGCCGCTTGAAGATACGTTCACCAAACTCACGACATCGATCCGCGCCGGAAAGCCGTTCGATATCGCAACCGTACCGTTTGCTGCGCACATTCTTCTTCTGTCTGGCGAAGGACATCTCGTTCCGCTAAATGCGCTGACTGATAAGTACAAGTGGGGCCCAAAATCGCTGATGGAGATCGGCGACACGACCTACTTCTACCCTTATGATTACAATCTGGCATGGATCTACTATCGCAAGGATTTGTACGAAGCCAAGGGGCTCAAGGTTCCCACGGTGTGGAGCGAGCTTTCGGCAAACGCGAGCGCGCTACAGGGAGACGGCATGTTTGGTGCGCTGTTCCCGGTCGGCGCCAACGCCGCCGCGAACTGGTTGTCAACGGGCTTCATGTTTGCAGACGGGGTCAACATCTTCGACGACAAATGGAACGTCGCGCTCGACGCGGGCGATAATCTCGACAAGACGGGCGCCTATCTCGACCTCATGGCTGATCTTTACAAGCTCATGCCGGCCGGCGCGAATCAGGCGAGTTACAGCGAAACGATCTCGAACTTTGTCGCTGGGAAGGTCGCGCATGCGCCGTATTCTGGCCGCATCATCGAGGCGCTGGAACGCAATGCCCCTGATCTGGCGAGCAAGTTCGGTATCTTCCCGTACATGGCTTCCGCCGGGACAACGGAAATGGTCAGTATGGCCAATGACGGCTGGGTGGTTACAAAGAGCGAGAATTCCGAGGAAGCGCTGAAGTTCCTCGAATGGTTTACTGAGAACCAGTACATCAACTATCTGCACAGCGCGCCCATGCACTTCCAGCCCGCGCGTATGGATGTTTACGATGATCCGCGGTGGCTCGCCCATCCGATGATCGAGAAGCACGCGGGAATTGTATCGGAAATGAAACGATTTCTGACCGATCCCAGCGTGAAGATGACCGGCGTCGATACAGATGGGCCGCATCTGGATATGCGTCCGGCAAAGGTATTCGAGCGCTTCATCATTCCTGAAATGCTTGAAAACCGGTGCCTGAAAAACATGCCGGGCGAAGAGTGCGCGAAAGTCGCGGCCGACAAGATTCGTAAGCTGATCGCGAGCTGA
- a CDS encoding carbohydrate ABC transporter permease, with product MWNTTLKKSILSLVGLGIVAYSAFPIYWMMVSSLRPPESLLSETSLFPTVFTWEYYQNLLELTDYPKHFVNSVIVAGITVVITMVLAVMIAYAVARYKVRGKKAIVIAMLYAYMFPPLLVAIPLYAFFIKIGLGDSLISLVAAHLTLTLPLGVWFLWGFFRNLPFQIEEAAMVDGCTRLGAFLRVVLPLSVPGLITVAVFSFLLSWTDYTFAVIMISSDMNKTIPVGLASMIGSFDLRWGEVMAGSTLIAAPLLIVFTFLSKYFIQGLGAGAVKG from the coding sequence ATGTGGAATACTACTCTCAAAAAAAGCATTCTTAGTCTGGTTGGTCTGGGTATCGTCGCCTATTCGGCATTCCCCATTTACTGGATGATGGTTTCCAGCCTCCGGCCACCGGAAAGCCTGCTGTCCGAGACCTCGCTATTTCCGACTGTATTCACATGGGAGTACTATCAGAATCTTCTCGAGCTTACGGATTACCCAAAGCATTTCGTAAACAGCGTGATCGTCGCGGGCATTACCGTCGTCATCACAATGGTGCTGGCCGTCATGATCGCTTATGCCGTGGCGCGCTACAAAGTCCGCGGGAAGAAGGCGATTGTTATTGCTATGCTTTATGCGTACATGTTTCCGCCACTTCTGGTGGCGATTCCACTCTATGCGTTCTTCATCAAAATCGGCCTCGGCGACAGTCTGATCAGCCTTGTGGCCGCTCACCTCACGCTCACTTTACCCTTGGGCGTGTGGTTCCTGTGGGGTTTTTTCCGCAACCTGCCGTTCCAGATTGAAGAGGCGGCGATGGTAGATGGCTGTACGAGACTTGGCGCCTTTCTTCGTGTCGTCCTTCCGCTGTCGGTGCCTGGTCTGATCACAGTCGCTGTGTTTTCGTTCCTCTTGTCCTGGACCGACTATACATTCGCCGTGATCATGATCTCGAGTGATATGAACAAGACTATCCCCGTCGGGCTTGCTTCGATGATCGGGTCGTTCGACCTGCGATGGGGTGAGGTGATGGCGGGTTCGACTTTGATCGCGGCGCCACTGCTAATCGTATTCACATTCTTGAGTAAGTACTTCATCCAGGGTCTTGGTGCCGGTGCGGTGAAGGGTTGA
- a CDS encoding ABC transporter ATP-binding protein — protein sequence MAEVELKNVVKKYGALSVVHDFNLKIEDGEFVVFLGPSGCGKSTTLRMIAGLEDIGGGSIRIGSRDVTHLEPKDRNIAMVFQNYALYPHKTIYENMAFGLRLAKVPEQEIAKRVADAAKMLDLAELLERKPKQLSGGQMQRVALGRALVRNPDVFLLDEPLSNLDAKLRVRMREEIAALHQRIGTSMIYVTHDQVEAMTMADRIVIMRAGLIQQVGAPLEVYDRPENVFVASFIGSPEMNLLEGTISGSDAVIEGMRIPLGGKSGFADGTEIVVGIRPEHVEVGKGDLQFKVNLVEQLGIQTLCSGTCNGLFMRIMIERRDDLKSGDVLAFNVAKGKLHLFERSTGLRVTRADKK from the coding sequence ATGGCCGAGGTCGAGCTGAAGAATGTTGTAAAAAAGTATGGGGCTCTTAGTGTCGTCCACGATTTCAATCTGAAGATTGAAGACGGTGAATTCGTCGTCTTTCTCGGTCCGTCCGGCTGCGGAAAATCGACCACTTTGCGGATGATCGCCGGACTTGAGGATATCGGCGGCGGATCGATCCGGATCGGAAGCCGCGACGTAACTCATCTTGAGCCGAAGGACCGGAACATCGCGATGGTGTTCCAGAACTACGCGCTCTATCCGCACAAAACCATTTACGAGAACATGGCGTTCGGTCTGCGTCTGGCGAAAGTGCCGGAGCAGGAAATCGCCAAGCGGGTCGCCGATGCTGCGAAGATGCTGGACCTCGCGGAACTTCTCGAGCGGAAGCCGAAGCAGCTATCGGGCGGGCAGATGCAGCGCGTGGCGCTCGGCCGCGCTCTTGTGCGCAATCCCGACGTCTTTCTGCTGGATGAGCCGCTGTCTAACCTCGACGCTAAGCTGCGTGTACGTATGCGCGAAGAAATCGCCGCGCTTCATCAACGCATCGGCACGAGCATGATCTATGTCACGCACGATCAGGTCGAGGCCATGACGATGGCAGACCGGATTGTGATCATGAGGGCCGGGCTTATCCAGCAAGTTGGTGCACCCCTGGAAGTTTACGACAGGCCGGAGAACGTGTTCGTCGCATCCTTCATCGGCTCACCGGAGATGAACCTTCTAGAAGGAACAATCAGCGGCAGTGATGCCGTCATCGAAGGCATGCGGATACCGCTGGGCGGAAAGAGCGGCTTTGCCGATGGCACCGAGATCGTTGTCGGCATTCGCCCCGAACATGTCGAGGTTGGTAAGGGCGATCTGCAATTCAAGGTAAACCTCGTGGAACAGCTCGGAATTCAGACGTTGTGCTCAGGCACATGCAACGGTCTGTTCATGCGCATCATGATCGAGCGCCGCGACGATCTCAAGAGCGGTGATGTGCTTGCGTTCAACGTAGCCAAGGGCAAACTTCATCTCTTCGAACGGAGTACCGGGCTGCGAGTAACGCGGGCCGATAAAAAGTAA
- a CDS encoding carbohydrate ABC transporter permease — translation MSGKSTIYAFLGVGLLTTLCFVVMPVMFSVSLSFYRMESFVGAPEWVGLYNYTSVLSDFEFWRALASGSIYALLSIVLQLVLGIGLALILNQSFPGRGLVRGVSILPYLLPTVIVVLTFKWMVDGSVGVITNLLEAFGLPEVRWFETPHAAMMSNVLVSVWMWTPFVTTCFLAGLQTVPDSLYEAARVDGTNAWQRFIHVTLPMLKPILTVVILLRGIWMFNKFDVIWLMTKGGPLGSTENLAVLSYRRAFTQFDVGGGAAVATLSFLILSLAIFLYFRAFPLETD, via the coding sequence ATGAGCGGAAAATCTACAATCTATGCGTTTTTGGGTGTCGGTCTTCTTACGACGCTCTGCTTTGTTGTCATGCCTGTGATGTTCTCAGTAAGCCTGAGCTTCTACAGGATGGAGTCGTTTGTCGGCGCGCCCGAATGGGTCGGCCTCTATAACTACACGTCGGTGCTGTCCGACTTCGAGTTCTGGCGCGCGCTTGCTAGCGGCAGCATCTATGCACTTCTATCCATCGTGTTGCAGCTTGTGCTCGGGATCGGCCTCGCGCTCATTCTCAATCAATCCTTTCCTGGCCGGGGATTGGTGCGCGGCGTATCGATTCTTCCATATCTTCTCCCGACGGTCATAGTTGTGCTGACATTCAAATGGATGGTAGATGGTTCTGTCGGAGTAATTACAAATCTTTTGGAGGCGTTCGGCCTTCCAGAAGTTCGCTGGTTCGAGACCCCGCATGCGGCCATGATGTCGAACGTTCTCGTGAGCGTGTGGATGTGGACGCCTTTCGTCACGACATGCTTCCTGGCGGGGCTACAAACCGTTCCAGACTCTCTGTATGAGGCCGCGCGGGTCGACGGCACCAACGCATGGCAACGCTTCATCCATGTCACATTACCGATGCTAAAGCCGATCCTGACAGTTGTGATTCTTCTGCGCGGCATCTGGATGTTTAACAAGTTCGATGTGATCTGGCTGATGACCAAAGGAGGGCCTCTTGGTTCGACCGAAAATCTCGCTGTTCTGTCGTATAGGCGTGCATTCACGCAATTTGATGTCGGCGGTGGAGCGGCAGTGGCGACTCTGTCGTTCCTAATCCTGTCGCTTGCAATATTCCTGTACTTCCGCGCATTCCCGCTGGAGACGGACTGA